From the Candidatus Eisenbacteria bacterium genome, the window CTCGTCCCGATGTTGCCACGGCGATCGATCTGGAAGCTCACCATCGCCGACACCTCCCGGTTGCGAGTCGAGAGCCCCGATGGGGGCGCCCAGCAGGTGGCGATCTTGTCCCTCACCGCCTGCAGGTAGTAGGCGTAGGCGGACAGCTCACCGATCGCGCCGATCTCGAGAGCCCCCTCCGCGCCTCCGGAGAACGCGTACTCGCTCCGGAGCCCCTTCGCGGCGTCGCGCGTCGTGTCCCGCGCGGCAGGCTGCTGCACGACCTTCTTGGGCGGCTCCTTCTTGGGTTTCTTGACGGGGACCGGTTGCCCGCCCTTCTCGCCCGAGGGGCGGATCGCAGGGACCTGCTTCTTCTTGTCCCCCTCGCTCTCCAGAACCTTGAGGCTCAGCTTCTCGGCCTTGACCTGCGCTCGGAGCGGCGGCGGCTGCGTCAGGCTCACCAGCTGCACGGGGATTCCTTCCATCCGAATCGGCGGCCGGGGCCGAGGACGCAGGGCGATCGCGAAGCCGACAAACGCGACCAGGTGGATCACCATGGCGACCGCCGCCGAGATCCGGAGCCTCCGAGCGGCAGCCAGCCGATCGGCCGTCCAGGATGTCCCACCGGCAGTGAGCGGAGCGGGGCGCCGCCGGCGCTTCCTCCGTCGATTCTGGGGCTCCATGTCGAGAAGCGGGTGCTGCACGCGGAGCCTTACCCCCGCGGGCGTCCCGAAGTTCCCGACCACGCTACTCCAATCCCTCATCCATCGACCTTCGTGATGCGCATGCGGTTCGCCATCATTGCGATCTCCTGCGCCCGCACCTCCGCGAGATCGCCGCGTTGATGTCTCGAGAAGGCGCCCGGACCTTCCCGGGCGATCCGTTCCGCGGCCTGGACCGCGCCCTCCGGGAGACGGATTTCCCGGGGGCCTTCCGCGATCCAGCTCTCAAGGATCATCGCCAACGTCCTTCCCTGGGAAGCATGGACCAGGGCATGGCTCGCGGACAGGTCGATTTCGCTCCGGCCGCAAGTAACCCTGCGGGGCCCCAGAGACCGGACCCGCCGATCCTCCGGACCCGTCGCCCTGAGAAGCAGCGTCCGGTGTCGCGATGGCCAGGATGTCTCAGGCGGCGCCTCTCCCTGGCCCATCTCCCCGCGCAGTTCCGCCACGCGGGCCGACGCGTCGCGCGGCCGGTAGGCGTCCATCACGATCGCGCGGTCCGCGACCCTGAACGCCTCGCCGCTGCCGCCGACCACAAGGACGGTCGAGACGCCGAGCCGTTCGTGGATCTCTCGAAGTCGCGAGAGAAGCGGGATGATCGGCTCCTGCTCCGGCCGGAGCAGCCGCCCCATCCATGGGTCTCGCAGGAGGAAGTTGGTCGCGGATGTGTCCTCATCGATGAGGAGCGTACGACAACCCGACCCGATCGCCTCGATGATGGCCGCCGCCTGCGAGGTCGCCCCGCTGGCGTTCCGCGTCGTGAAGGCCGCGGGATCCGAGCCATCGGGAAGGCATCGCAGGAAGGGACGCAGGTCGACGCCCGTGACCGCCCGCCCGTCCTCCGCCCGGACCATGCAGGCCGTCGGGTCGGCGGCGATCCTCTCCCTGCCGTCGCCCGGGATGTGCGGGTAGATCCCCACCGCCAGCGCCCGCAGGAGCGTCGACTTGCCGTGGAATCCCCCTCCGCATAGAAGGGTCACACCGCGACGAATGGCCGTGCCGCGCGTGCGACCGGCGTGCGGCAGGACGATCTCGGCCGCGAGCTCCTCAGGCGCGATGAGAGGAACGGCCCCCGCTTCAAGAGGCGTGTCCTCCTCACCCGAACGACGCGCGAGCCTGGATCCATCGGCGAGGAAGGCGACCCATCCGCGTTCCTCGACGATGCCGAGCAAGGAGGCGTGATCCTCCGACGCGGCGCGGTGGGCGCGCAAGGCCGAGGCGTCGTACGACCCCGCGAGGAGCGTCTCCCGGATCATGCGCGGGAGACCGCGGGCGAGCGCCTCCGCCGCGCGAGGGCCTTCGATCCTCCTTCCGCGGGCGGGTAGCTGGGCGTCGAGCAGAAGCGACAGCCGACCTCCGTCGATGGTCAGCGCCGATCTCCGGAGCATCTGCTGGACCGACGGATCGATCCTCACGATCGAGCCGACTTCGGGACGCTCCCTCAGCCAGCTCTCCACCCCCCTCGCGAGAAAGTCCTCGCTGGCGAGCCTGCTCGCCGGGGACAGAGGCTCTCCGCTCAGGCCCGTTCCCTCCAGGGGAACCACGACCCGCAGACGCGACGCCGGCGCGAATGGATCTGGCTGGACATGCAGGATATCGAGCGTCGCGACGCCCATGGCGTAGCGGCCACGGAGGTCGCGGTAGGCGGGATAGGGCCTCCCGTCCAGGGCGCGGAGCCCCGCCTCGAGGCCGGGCATGTCCATCGCTTGCAACGTCCTTCATCCTCCCGCGATCGCGCCAATCGACCCTGCCCCGCGATTCTCGCCCTTGCCTCACCGTGTTGCCAGGCCCTTCGGCGGCCCGGAGACGAAGGGGGGCGTCCCGAGGCTTCGCTATGGACTTGGGAAGAGCGGGGATCCGGGGTAAAATGGATGTAACTATGTCTCTGCCCGCTCAGGCGGCCGGAGCAGACATCGGTCGGCTTCATGCATCGGACACGTGGAGGAAGCAATGGCCCCTCATGCTAGAAGGACAGGCATTCTCATCCTTCTGATCGCTATCGCGAGCTCCGGCGCCCTCGCGCTGAAGGCTCCCGAAGTCACCAGGAGCGCGCCGGCGGTCATCGCCCCGGCCATGGAGGACCAGTCGGATCTGGTCGATCCGATCGCCAACGGTCTCGTCAACCGCACGAGCGGCGCGATCGCGATTCTCATCGCGCAGAATGAGGGGCCCTATCCGGGAAGCCCCGAGCAGGCCGCGCGGTCGTACCTGGCCGAGCGCGCCAGCTCCTTCGGCCTCAGCCGGATGGGCAACGACCTCGTTGCGGAGTATGTGAAGCCCTCGCCGGGCGGCCAGCACGTCTACTTCCATCAGACAGTCGGCTCGGTTCCCGTCTGGGGCGCCGACGTGATGGTCACGCTCGATGAGGCGGGCCGCTATGTCCGGGCCGTGTCGTCCAGCTACGACCCGATCCTCGCCCACTCCGCGCCGGCGACCGCCCCCGCGCTCGACGCCTCCCGCGCGAGAGAGCTCGCGCTCGCGGCCGTCGGAGTGGCAGGCGAGCCCCAGTGGCTCGGCGAGGCGCCGGCCTCGGAGCTCTGGATCCTGCGAGAGGGCGATCGGGTCGGGATGCCGGCCAGCCTGGCCTGGCGCGTCCACCTCCCCGTCCGAGAGCCTCTGGGCGACTGGGAGGTCTTCGTCGACGCGCTGAGCGGGACGATCCTCCGGCTCAACGACCGGATCTGCTACACCGATGGAAGCGGGTACGTCTTCGCGCCCGATCCCTTGACGACCGCCGGGGTGGCCTATGGCGGCAGCTACGTCGACAACAACGATGCCGACCACGCGGTCCTCACCGCGGAGCGTGTTCTGGTGACCCTCCCCGAGCTGACGCTCAGCGGCGGCGTCTATCACCTCCGCGGCCCTTGGTGCTATCTGGAGGACTGGGATCCTCCGACGTTCGCCCCCGTGACGAACCCCGATCCCAACGGCTTCGTCTACACGCGAAACGCGCAGGGATTCGAGGACGTGATGGCCTACTACCACATCGACAACAACCAGCGCTACATGAGGTCGCTCGGATTCACGCTCATCCAGGCGGCGCCGATCCGCGTGGATCCGCACGGCTGCAGCGGCGCCGACAACAGCTACTACGTCCCGAGCACCAACAAGATCGCATGGGGAGAAGGCGGCGTCGATGACGCAGAGGATGCCGACGTCATCCTCCACGAGTACGGACACGCCATCCACAACTCGATCAAGCCGGGATGGGGCTCGACGACCGAGCAGCGCTCGATGGGCGAAGGGTTCGGAGACTACTGGGCCGCCAGCTATTCGAGGAGCATCTCCGCTTACCGCTCCGAATGGGTCTTCAACTGGGACGGGCACAACCCGTTCTGGGGCGGGCGCGTCCTGACTTCCACACAGGGCTACAACAACATCAACGGCGACATCTACCATGACGGCACGATCTGGGCTTCCTGCTGGTGGCTGATCTTCGCTGAGCTGGGCAAGACGGTGACCGACAAGGTCCAACTGAAGGGCTACTACGGCGTCAAGACGAGCGATGGAATGCGCCAGGCGGCCGCCTACATGATGCAGGCCGACAAGGATCTCTACGGAGGTCTCCACGCCGGCACCCTCGACTACTACTTCGTCCTCCGCCAGTTCCTGACCGCGTCGCAGTTCGACGTGCCGGTCCTCACGCACACTCCGCTCGGGGACCAGACGGCCTCCGGCCCCTATCCCGTCACCGTGACGATCTCCTCGACGAGCGCGATCGTCGACGGCTCCGTCAAGGTGAAGTACGGGATCGGCCTCGGCGGCCCGTTCGACCACGAGGTCGTCCTCGCCCCAACCGGAAACCCGAACGAGTGGGGAGGCGGGATCCCGGACGAGGGCGGCGACTGCGACATCAGCTACTACATCATCGCCGACAACGCGGCCACCTGGCGCGGCGCGACGCCGCGGGGCGCAGAGAACATCTACAACGACTTCCACATCGGACCCCTTGCCAGGGTCGAGGAGCTGGGCGGCCAGAGGGTTCTCGGCCTGCGGACGCCGACCCCGAACCCGTTCAGCGCGCAGACGACGGTCCGTTTCGACCTCCCGCTGGCCGGGAGCGCGAAGCTGTCCATACACGACGTGAACGGTCGACTCGTCCGGACGCTGCACGAGGGCGACGCCGTGGCCGGCCTCCACGCCATCGGCTGGGACGGCAAGTCGAACGACGGACACGCGGTCTCCTCGGGGCTCTACTTCGTTCGCTTCGAGGCGCAGGGGCAGACCTTCACACGCAAGGTTCTCTTCACGAAGTAGCCCGAGAGAGAGCGCCACTGCATCGAGCGCCCGGGGTCAACCCCGGGCGCTCTTTCATGCTCCAGAGTGTTGCCCCCGGGGCCGGCCTGTCCCGAAGCGCGACGGCTCGTTGGTACCGGGGGCGGCCTATCCCTTCGCGCGACTGCTCGCGCGGAATCGGTTCGCGCTGCGGGCGATCGCCGTGGTGCCGCGCTCGCTCTGGCGTCGCGCTGCGGGACAGGCCGCCCCCGGAAGGCGACGCCGCGCGCCCCGATCCGCTATTCGAAGATGTTCCCCGGCGCGAGGACTCCCGCGGGATCGAGCCTCCGCTTCACGGCGCGCATCGCCTCCACGACCCAGGCCGGGTACTGGTACTTCAAGTACTCCCGCTTGACCTTCCCGACGCCGTGTTCCGCGGTGACCGTCCCTCCCCGCTCGACGGCGAGAAGCGCCATTCGGTGGGTCGCCTCTCGCGCCCTCTCGAGGGCCGCCGCGTCCTCGGCGAGGAGATTGAAGTGGGGGTGCCCGTTGCCGATGTGGCCATAGCGAATGAAGAAGCCGCCGAATGTGTCGCGGACGATCCGGCTCGCCTCCTCGATCATCCGCGGAAGCTCGTCCAGCGGAACGGCCCAGTCCGTCGAGAGCTTGCGCCCCCCCATGTCGCGCGCGGCCTGCCCCTTCTCGTTCATGCCCGCGGGAATGGCGTGCCGCAGCTTGCGGAGCTCCGTCTGGCGCTCCTCGTTGGCCGCGACGACGGTCGCGTCGGCGTACGCCCCCGACGCTTCGAGGAGGCCGTACCAGTCTTCCATGCCTCCGTCGTCATCCTCCCCCGCATACTCCTGCTCGAAGAAGATGGCGGCCCTCGTCCCCTCGGGGATCTTGATCCCGGTCTCGACTGGCCGGATGAGATCGAGGGAACCCTCATCGAATAGCTCGAGGCAGCGCGGTCGGAGTCGTCCCGCGCGACGCGACTCGTCCGCGGCAAGCGCAAAGCCGAGGGCCTCAGCGAGCGATGGGAAAAACCCCATCGCCGCGAGGAATCCCGGCGGGGCGGGAAGAAGATCGAGCGTCGCGCGCGTAACGATCCCAAGCGTCCCTTCGCTTCCCACGAGGAGATCGACGGGATCCTGGAAACCGAAGTAGCCCGCCGTGTTCTTGCTTGCCCTGCTCCGGGTCACCTCGGTGACCGACCCATCGCCCAGAACGACCCGGAGCGCGCGGATGTGCCCGCGCGTCGAGCCGTAGCGATACGATCTCGCGCCGCTCGCGTTCGCGGCGATGCTGCCGCCGACGGTGCTCTCGTCCTCGCTCGTCGGATCGGGCGCGTAGAAGAGCCCGGTCCCCGCGAGTGACCTCTTGAACTCGCCGAGGTTCACGCCAGGCTCGACGATCGCCAGTCGGTGGACGAGGTCCAGGTCGATCACCCGGTCCATCCCCTCCAGGCTGAGCGCGAGCCCCCCGAAAGCGAGGGGGCCCGCCACCGTGCTCGACCGGCTTCCCTGCGGGGTCACGGGGATCTTCCTCGCCGCGCAGGCGCGGATGATCTCCACGATCTCCTTCTCCTCCTTCGGTCGCGCGACCGCGTCAGGCAGGCCGATCAGTCCGGACGCGTCCTCGGAATAGGCCTGCCGCACGGCCGGGTCGGTCGTCCAGAGAGGATGATCGTTCAAGCGCGCCTCCTGTCCCATCGTCACGCGGCCGGGGGGATCATCCGAGCATCGCGACCACGACGCCCGCGACCGCGAGGATAGTCCCGACCCAGCCTCCGGCGCGCATCATCTCTCCGAGGAAGAGAACGCTCAAGGGGGCCACGAAGAGCGGCGAGGTCCCTGTCAGCGCCGCGGCGACCGCCGGCTCCGTGTGCCGCACCGCTTCCTGAAAGAGGAAGAAGCCCAGGAAGCTCCCCATCAGCGCTGCCGGCACGATCCGTCCAAGGGAGGGGGGACGCAGCGCGTGCCGGACAGTCGCCGTGAGCTGGCCGTGCAAGAGCTCCAGCAGCAGGATCCCCATCACCCCGCCGGCGATCCGGATCGTGCTCGCTTGAAGGACCGTCGCATGGGCGAGCCCCTTCTTGGTGAGAACGATGCCGAGGGCCTGGCAGAGAGCGGCCGTCATGGCGAGGAGGATCCCGCTTCGCGCGCGACTGGGGTGGATCACCCCCACGGGGCGCTCCCGTAGGACGAGGATCAATCCCAGGAGGACCAGGAGAACGCCCGATGCGGCGATCGCGCCCGGAAGGGGCTCGCCGAGGGCCGCCGACAGGAGCGCGGCGAACAAGGGAGCGAGACACTGGATCAGCATCGTGCGCCTCGCGCCGATCCGCGTCAGCGCCGAGAAGTAGGCCGTGTCTCCCAAAGACATCCCGATGATGCCGCTCACGAGGAGGATCCCGATCGCGGGGGCGCCGATCTCGAGGAACGACCGCCCCGCTCCCGTCGCGAGAAGCGTGACGATGAAGAGCGGCAGGCAGAGGCCGGTCTTGAAGAGGTTCATCGCTTGCGGCCAGCTGACTTCCATCTGGCGCGTCCAGATGATTGTCGATACGGCCCAGAGCGCCGCGGCTCCCAGGGCCGCGATCTCTCCGAGCGGAAGCGACGCCGCCGACAGTCCCGGACTCAAGGGCGGTATCCGAGACGACGCAGGGCCGCCTCGTCGCTGCGCCACTTCGGAGCCACCTTCACGCGAAGCTCAAGGTAGACCGGTCTGCCGAGGAAATCCTCGATCGCCAGGCGGGACGCCTCGCCCAGCGAGCGTATCGCCTGCCCGCCGCGCCCGATCAGGATCCCCTTCTGCGACTCGTGCTCGACCAGGAGCGTCGCGCAGATATAGTCCCTTGCACCCGCGCGCTCCTTGAAGTCATCGATCACGACCTCGACGGAGTAGGGAACCTCTTCGCGGAAGCGGAGGAAGACCTGCTCGCGGATCAGCTCCCCCGCGAAGAAGCGCTCGGGCTGCTCGGCGAGTTGCTCCGGGGGATAGAAGGGAGGGCCTTCGGGGAGGTGGGCCACCAGGACGGAGACCAGGTTCTCGATCCTCTCCCCCGTCAGAGCCGACACCGGAACCACCTCCGCGAAGAGGCCGGAGTCGGCGATCGACTGGAGAAGAGGGATCATCTCCTCGCGGCGCCTGAGGAGGTCGATCTTGTTGAGAACGGCGATCCTCGTCCCGGCGAAGGAGCGGACGCACTCGGGAATCTCGGGGGGCTCTGCTCCCTCCCGGGCCGCGTCGAGAAGGAGCACCGCGATGTCGGAGTCGCCGAGGACGTCGGTCACTGTCCGCATCAGGGCCTGCTGTAGGGGGTAGGCGGGGTCGATGATCCCCGGCGTGTCGAGCAGGATCATCTGATGGCCGGGGGCCTGGACGATTCCCAGGGTGCGCCTGCGGGTAGTCTGCGGCCGCGGGCTCACGATGGCGAGCCTGTGCTGGACGAGGCGGTTCAAGAGGGTCGACTTGCCGGAGTTCGGCCGGCCGACGAGCGCAGCATAACCGCTACGGAAGCCGCCTGCTATCTCGGCTTCCCTCATCCTTCGCGCGAACCTCGGGCACGCCCCCGGCTAGGGGAGCTTGCCCACCGCCCGCTCGACCGCTTCGAGGATCTCTCCCGATTCGACGAGCGCCGCCATCGCGTTGATATCCCCGTGGAGCGGCCGGTCCTCGTCGAGATAGGCGACATGCTTGCGAATCACCTCGTAGGCGGCCTCGGACCCCTTCCCCGCCTTCAGCGGCCTGCGGAAGTCGAATGCCTGGGCGGCCGCCATGAGCTCGATCCCGAGGACCGCCTGGGCGTTCTTCTGGATCTGCTTCATCTTGAGGGTCGTCGTCATCCCCATCGAGACGAAGTCCTCCTGGTCCGCCGCGGCGGGAATCGAACCGGTCGCCGCGGGATGGGAGAGGATGCGACTCTCGCAGCAGAGCGCCCCGGCGGTGTACTGGGCGAGCATCATCCCTGAGAACATCCCCGCCCCCTTGGTGAGAAAGGCGGGAAGCCCGCAGCTCAGGTTCCGGTTCAGGAGGCGATTCAGCCTGCGCTCTGAGAGGACGGCGACGGTGGTGATCGCCGTCCCGAGGAGCTCGAGCCCGAAGGCCATCGGAGTGCCCTGGAAGTTCGCGCCCGTCAGGTAGGTGCCGCCGTCATCGTCCGGGAGGAAGATCGGGTTGTCCCCCACGCCGTTGAGCTCGATCTCGATCTGGGACCGAGCGTACTTCAGCGCGTCGCGCGCGGCTCCGGCGACCTGCGGCGTGCTGCGCAGGGAATAGGCGTCCTGCACCTTCTTCCCCTTCTGCTGCAGCATCACGCTCCCGTCGACGATCTGCCGCACGCTCGCCGCGCATTCCTGCGCGCCGGGGAAGCCGCGCACCTTGTGGATCCGCGGGTCGTAGGCGGCCATGTTCGCATTGACGACTTCGAGCGTCATCGCAGCCGCGATGTCGTGCTGCCGCAGCCACTGGAGAGCGTCGACGATCTCGAGCGCGCCCATCCCGCTGATGCAGTTGCTCCCGTTGATCGAGGCCAGGCCGTCGCGCGCCTCGAACTGGAGAAGCGGGATGCCGGCCCGCTTCATCGCCTCGCTCGCGGGCAGCCGCTCCCCCTTGTGGAACGCCTCCCCCTCCCCGATGAGGACGAGGGCGAACTGAGACATCGGAGACAGGTCGCCGCAAGCGCCGACCGACCCCTTCTCGCACATGACCGGGGTGACGCCGCGATTGAGCATCTCGCGCATGTGTTCGACGAGAACGGGACGGATGCCGGAATGTCCCTGGCTCAGGACCGACATCCTCGAGATGATCGCCGAACGCGCGTCGGCGCCCTGGAGGGGCTCTCCGTACCCCGCGGCATGGCTGTAGACGAGGAAACGCTGGAAGCGCTCGGTCTGATCCGGATCTAGGATCGTCTCGGAGAGCTCGCCGATGCCGGTCGTGATCCCGTACATCACGGCGCGCTCCCGGACCTGTCTCTCGACG encodes:
- a CDS encoding TonB C-terminal domain-containing protein, with the protein product MRDWSSVVGNFGTPAGVRLRVQHPLLDMEPQNRRRKRRRRPAPLTAGGTSWTADRLAAARRLRISAAVAMVIHLVAFVGFAIALRPRPRPPIRMEGIPVQLVSLTQPPPLRAQVKAEKLSLKVLESEGDKKKQVPAIRPSGEKGGQPVPVKKPKKEPPKKVVQQPAARDTTRDAAKGLRSEYAFSGGAEGALEIGAIGELSAYAYYLQAVRDKIATCWAPPSGLSTRNREVSAMVSFQIDRRGNIGTSYVEEPSGTGVFDAAALRAVVMANPLPPLPQDFPGDWVGIHLRFVYEN
- a CDS encoding T9SS type A sorting domain-containing protein, producing MAPHARRTGILILLIAIASSGALALKAPEVTRSAPAVIAPAMEDQSDLVDPIANGLVNRTSGAIAILIAQNEGPYPGSPEQAARSYLAERASSFGLSRMGNDLVAEYVKPSPGGQHVYFHQTVGSVPVWGADVMVTLDEAGRYVRAVSSSYDPILAHSAPATAPALDASRARELALAAVGVAGEPQWLGEAPASELWILREGDRVGMPASLAWRVHLPVREPLGDWEVFVDALSGTILRLNDRICYTDGSGYVFAPDPLTTAGVAYGGSYVDNNDADHAVLTAERVLVTLPELTLSGGVYHLRGPWCYLEDWDPPTFAPVTNPDPNGFVYTRNAQGFEDVMAYYHIDNNQRYMRSLGFTLIQAAPIRVDPHGCSGADNSYYVPSTNKIAWGEGGVDDAEDADVILHEYGHAIHNSIKPGWGSTTEQRSMGEGFGDYWAASYSRSISAYRSEWVFNWDGHNPFWGGRVLTSTQGYNNINGDIYHDGTIWASCWWLIFAELGKTVTDKVQLKGYYGVKTSDGMRQAAAYMMQADKDLYGGLHAGTLDYYFVLRQFLTASQFDVPVLTHTPLGDQTASGPYPVTVTISSTSAIVDGSVKVKYGIGLGGPFDHEVVLAPTGNPNEWGGGIPDEGGDCDISYYIIADNAATWRGATPRGAENIYNDFHIGPLARVEELGGQRVLGLRTPTPNPFSAQTTVRFDLPLAGSAKLSIHDVNGRLVRTLHEGDAVAGLHAIGWDGKSNDGHAVSSGLYFVRFEAQGQTFTRKVLFTK
- a CDS encoding FAD-binding oxidoreductase gives rise to the protein MTMGQEARLNDHPLWTTDPAVRQAYSEDASGLIGLPDAVARPKEEKEIVEIIRACAARKIPVTPQGSRSSTVAGPLAFGGLALSLEGMDRVIDLDLVHRLAIVEPGVNLGEFKRSLAGTGLFYAPDPTSEDESTVGGSIAANASGARSYRYGSTRGHIRALRVVLGDGSVTEVTRSRASKNTAGYFGFQDPVDLLVGSEGTLGIVTRATLDLLPAPPGFLAAMGFFPSLAEALGFALAADESRRAGRLRPRCLELFDEGSLDLIRPVETGIKIPEGTRAAIFFEQEYAGEDDDGGMEDWYGLLEASGAYADATVVAANEERQTELRKLRHAIPAGMNEKGQAARDMGGRKLSTDWAVPLDELPRMIEEASRIVRDTFGGFFIRYGHIGNGHPHFNLLAEDAAALERAREATHRMALLAVERGGTVTAEHGVGKVKREYLKYQYPAWVVEAMRAVKRRLDPAGVLAPGNIFE
- a CDS encoding DMT family transporter; the protein is MAQRRGGPASSRIPPLSPGLSAASLPLGEIAALGAAALWAVSTIIWTRQMEVSWPQAMNLFKTGLCLPLFIVTLLATGAGRSFLEIGAPAIGILLVSGIIGMSLGDTAYFSALTRIGARRTMLIQCLAPLFAALLSAALGEPLPGAIAASGVLLVLLGLILVLRERPVGVIHPSRARSGILLAMTAALCQALGIVLTKKGLAHATVLQASTIRIAGGVMGILLLELLHGQLTATVRHALRPPSLGRIVPAALMGSFLGFFLFQEAVRHTEPAVAAALTGTSPLFVAPLSVLFLGEMMRAGGWVGTILAVAGVVVAMLG
- a CDS encoding GTPase Era yields the protein MREAEIAGGFRSGYAALVGRPNSGKSTLLNRLVQHRLAIVSPRPQTTRRRTLGIVQAPGHQMILLDTPGIIDPAYPLQQALMRTVTDVLGDSDIAVLLLDAAREGAEPPEIPECVRSFAGTRIAVLNKIDLLRRREEMIPLLQSIADSGLFAEVVPVSALTGERIENLVSVLVAHLPEGPPFYPPEQLAEQPERFFAGELIREQVFLRFREEVPYSVEVVIDDFKERAGARDYICATLLVEHESQKGILIGRGGQAIRSLGEASRLAIEDFLGRPVYLELRVKVAPKWRSDEAALRRLGYRP
- a CDS encoding histidine ammonia-lyase encodes the protein MSVRIGDGRLTCEDVHRVARKGEQVELTESALKRIAHCREFVERQVRERAVMYGITTGIGELSETILDPDQTERFQRFLVYSHAAGYGEPLQGADARSAIISRMSVLSQGHSGIRPVLVEHMREMLNRGVTPVMCEKGSVGACGDLSPMSQFALVLIGEGEAFHKGERLPASEAMKRAGIPLLQFEARDGLASINGSNCISGMGALEIVDALQWLRQHDIAAAMTLEVVNANMAAYDPRIHKVRGFPGAQECAASVRQIVDGSVMLQQKGKKVQDAYSLRSTPQVAGAARDALKYARSQIEIELNGVGDNPIFLPDDDGGTYLTGANFQGTPMAFGLELLGTAITTVAVLSERRLNRLLNRNLSCGLPAFLTKGAGMFSGMMLAQYTAGALCCESRILSHPAATGSIPAAADQEDFVSMGMTTTLKMKQIQKNAQAVLGIELMAAAQAFDFRRPLKAGKGSEAAYEVIRKHVAYLDEDRPLHGDINAMAALVESGEILEAVERAVGKLP